In one window of Gemmatimonadota bacterium DNA:
- a CDS encoding CRTAC1 family protein, which produces DVGDVDGDGRSDIFVTNFSYETNAIYQRAGGGFFMEGSVPTGIAGVSLLPLGFGTHFFDYDNDGDLDLFVANGHIFPNVQAFSRAESYLQADQIFRNVDGRFEVVNAGVEMPGVSRGSAIGDLDGDGDLDLVVLHSGQRARVFRNEGGPSGHWIVVKLVGGMQQMRQGFSNRDGIGAVVHVSAGGEIQVREVRSQSSYLSASDFRLHFGLGNARRVDRIEVRWVSGRVQVLEDVGIDRVVVVEEN; this is translated from the coding sequence GATGTGGGGGATGTAGATGGGGATGGGCGATCAGATATTTTTGTGACGAATTTTTCCTACGAGACCAATGCAATTTATCAGCGTGCGGGGGGCGGGTTTTTTATGGAGGGAAGTGTGCCAACCGGAATTGCCGGGGTGTCTTTGCTGCCTCTGGGATTTGGCACGCATTTTTTTGATTATGACAACGATGGCGATCTGGATCTGTTTGTGGCAAATGGGCATATTTTCCCGAATGTGCAGGCGTTTTCCAGGGCGGAGTCCTATTTACAGGCGGATCAAATATTTCGCAATGTAGATGGGCGATTTGAGGTGGTCAATGCAGGCGTTGAAATGCCGGGAGTGAGTCGCGGGTCGGCGATTGGCGATCTGGATGGGGATGGTGATCTGGATCTGGTGGTACTGCATTCGGGGCAGCGTGCACGGGTGTTCCGCAACGAAGGTGGGCCTTCGGGACACTGGATCGTTGTAAAACTGGTGGGGGGTATGCAGCAGATGAGACAGGGGTTTTCAAATAGGGATGGGATTGGGGCAGTGGTGCATGTGAGCGCGGGGGGAGAGATTCAGGTGCGCGAGGTTCGAAGTCAGTCGAGCTATTTGTCGGCGAGCGATTTTCGGCTGCATTTTGGGCTGGGCAATGCGCGTCGCGTGGATCGAATTGAGGTGCGCTGGGTGAGTGGGCGCGTGCAGGTGTTGGAAGATGTTGGGATAGATCGCGTTGTGGTTGTGGAAGAAAATTGA
- a CDS encoding PQQ-binding-like beta-propeller repeat protein, which translates to MGEAQRDARLLWELDVDGVGGQMVVADVNGDGKQEFLLRQSPGQLKSDLYIERGWNTDEERRLFCITAIDQEGNQLWQVGEPHRGADPYCAHGGNDFLTADVDGDGKAEVVSIVWDVLTVFDGETGEVQAEKKLPADNFSQVKAGNLKGDPTRQQLVVKVNDGAYPPYEYGNPTYVLDSDLSELWMTPHYHGAGHAPVLIDVDGDGCDEMLIGYNLVDSDGTLLWSIPVENATKEHADNINPVDLNGDGEIEIAYSGSKDFFVANTQGEVIWRRPHEHSQNTTVGRFRSDIDGQTMILNEKWIGMTCYTPDGQALWQKSGVGYAQHTVRGWRDDGLDLVIYAPALKKQQEDVPYDSEPEDTHLYWPFLMDGDGNRVMEFPFREDFKQPKQRIRGFRAYDYGIGYGAMVLDLDGDGRDEVLIYDRQKILAFGVPA; encoded by the coding sequence ATGGGTGAAGCACAGAGAGATGCGCGGTTGCTGTGGGAACTGGATGTGGACGGTGTTGGCGGGCAGATGGTTGTGGCGGATGTGAATGGCGATGGAAAGCAGGAGTTTTTGTTGCGGCAGAGTCCAGGGCAGTTGAAGTCGGATCTCTATATTGAGCGGGGATGGAATACGGACGAGGAACGGCGTTTGTTCTGTATTACGGCGATTGACCAGGAGGGCAATCAGCTGTGGCAGGTGGGCGAGCCGCATCGGGGGGCAGATCCGTACTGCGCGCATGGGGGCAATGATTTTCTTACTGCTGATGTGGATGGCGATGGGAAGGCGGAGGTGGTTTCAATTGTGTGGGATGTGCTGACGGTTTTTGACGGGGAAACGGGCGAGGTGCAGGCGGAGAAGAAGTTGCCAGCAGATAATTTTTCCCAGGTGAAGGCCGGGAATTTGAAGGGCGATCCGACGCGGCAGCAACTCGTGGTGAAGGTCAATGATGGTGCTTATCCGCCTTATGAATACGGCAACCCGACTTATGTTCTGGATAGCGATTTGTCGGAGTTGTGGATGACGCCGCATTATCACGGGGCAGGGCATGCGCCGGTGTTGATCGATGTGGATGGCGATGGGTGCGACGAGATGTTGATCGGTTATAATCTGGTGGATAGCGACGGGACTTTGTTGTGGTCGATTCCAGTGGAGAATGCCACGAAAGAGCATGCGGACAATATCAATCCGGTGGATCTCAATGGGGATGGCGAGATTGAGATTGCGTATTCGGGTAGCAAGGATTTTTTTGTGGCGAATACGCAGGGCGAGGTGATATGGAGACGCCCTCATGAGCATTCGCAGAATACGACGGTGGGGCGTTTTCGCAGTGATATAGATGGGCAGACGATGATTTTGAACGAAAAGTGGATTGGGATGACGTGTTATACGCCCGATGGACAGGCGCTGTGGCAAAAATCCGGTGTGGGATACGCACAACACACTGTGCGCGGTTGGCGAGATGACGGACTGGATCTGGTGATTTATGCCCCGGCCTTGAAGAAGCAACAGGAGGATGTGCCTTATGATAGTGAGCCAGAAGATACACATCTTTACTGGCCGTTTTTGATGGATGGAGACGGCAATCGGGTGATGGAATTTCCCTTTCGAGAGGATTTCAAACAGCCCAAACAGCGCATTCGGGGATTTCGGGCTTATGATTATGGGATCGGATATGGCGCGATGGTGTTAGATCTGGATGGGGATGGAAGAGATGAGGTGCTGATTTACGACCGGCAGAAGATTCTGGCATTTGGCGTGCCAGCATAA